One stretch of Sardina pilchardus chromosome 17, fSarPil1.1, whole genome shotgun sequence DNA includes these proteins:
- the LOC134061978 gene encoding myosin light chain kinase, smooth muscle-like isoform X2 — MNEGKPKAHNKDVSKVFGGGSESVTTPPGGGSRTAGAPVLLSGLEDQTVMDGSLATMTVEVTGDPKPTAFWLHDGIEIMESEDFHFKRNGNECQLCIRDVFPEDSGKYIFVAWNHKGVVRTEANLKVQEPAGGTRPWFIIRPKPVVTVMPGRHVLISCAIAGDPFPEFRWAKDGVGLASGGELRLVQKGNVVSLLIRRVAPHHAGQYHIRLRYPIRQVWLSHTNPHRLRYTIRQVWLSHTNLHRLRYPIRQVWLYHTNPHTVGTPIKLNVMSNPPIEALCMPQS, encoded by the exons ATGAATGAAGGGAAGCCCAAAGCCCACAATAAAG ATGTCTCTAAAGTCTTCGGTGGTGGATCTGAGTCTGTGACTACGCCCCCTGGTGGTGGATCCAGGACTGCAGGCGCGCCGGTCCTGCTGAGCGGCCTGGAGGATCAGACAGTGATGGACGGCAGCCTCGCAACGATGACCGTGGAGGTTACAG GTGATCCTAAGCCCACCGCCTTCTGGTTGCATGATGGGATTGAGATCATGGAGTCGGAGGACTTTCATTTCAAACGAAATGGGAATGAATGCCAACTCTGCATTCGGGATGTCTTCCCAGAAGATTCTGGGAAATACATCTTTGTGGCTTGGAACCATAAAGGTGTTGTGAGAACCGAAGCAAACCTCAAAgtgcaag AGCCCGCGGGTGGCACGCGGCCATGGTTCATCATCCGGCCGAAGCCGGTGGTGACGGTGATGCCGGGCCGGCACGTCCTCATCTCGTGCGCCATCGCCGGGGACCCGTTCCCAGAGTTCCGCTGGGCGAAAGACGGAGTGGGCTTGGCGTCCGGAGGAGAGCTGAGGCTGGTCCAGAAGGGGAACGTCGTCTCACTGCTCATCCGGAGAGTCGCACCACACCATGCAGGACAGTATCACATCAGGCTCAGGTATCCCATCAGACAGGTGTGGCTATCCCACACCAATCCCCACAGGCTCAGGTATACCATCAGACAGGTGTGGCTATCCCACACCAATCTCCACAGGCTCAGGTATCCCATCAGACAGGTGTGGCTATACCACACCAATCCCCATACTGTAGGTACTCCCATCAAACTGAATGTGATGTCTAACCCTCCCATAGAAGCACTATGCATGCCTCAGTCTTAA
- the LOC134061978 gene encoding myosin light chain kinase, smooth muscle-like isoform X1: protein MNEGKPKAHNKADVSKVFGGGSESVTTPPGGGSRTAGAPVLLSGLEDQTVMDGSLATMTVEVTGDPKPTAFWLHDGIEIMESEDFHFKRNGNECQLCIRDVFPEDSGKYIFVAWNHKGVVRTEANLKVQEPAGGTRPWFIIRPKPVVTVMPGRHVLISCAIAGDPFPEFRWAKDGVGLASGGELRLVQKGNVVSLLIRRVAPHHAGQYHIRLRYPIRQVWLSHTNPHRLRYTIRQVWLSHTNLHRLRYPIRQVWLYHTNPHTVGTPIKLNVMSNPPIEALCMPQS, encoded by the exons ATGAATGAAGGGAAGCCCAAAGCCCACAATAAAG CAGATGTCTCTAAAGTCTTCGGTGGTGGATCTGAGTCTGTGACTACGCCCCCTGGTGGTGGATCCAGGACTGCAGGCGCGCCGGTCCTGCTGAGCGGCCTGGAGGATCAGACAGTGATGGACGGCAGCCTCGCAACGATGACCGTGGAGGTTACAG GTGATCCTAAGCCCACCGCCTTCTGGTTGCATGATGGGATTGAGATCATGGAGTCGGAGGACTTTCATTTCAAACGAAATGGGAATGAATGCCAACTCTGCATTCGGGATGTCTTCCCAGAAGATTCTGGGAAATACATCTTTGTGGCTTGGAACCATAAAGGTGTTGTGAGAACCGAAGCAAACCTCAAAgtgcaag AGCCCGCGGGTGGCACGCGGCCATGGTTCATCATCCGGCCGAAGCCGGTGGTGACGGTGATGCCGGGCCGGCACGTCCTCATCTCGTGCGCCATCGCCGGGGACCCGTTCCCAGAGTTCCGCTGGGCGAAAGACGGAGTGGGCTTGGCGTCCGGAGGAGAGCTGAGGCTGGTCCAGAAGGGGAACGTCGTCTCACTGCTCATCCGGAGAGTCGCACCACACCATGCAGGACAGTATCACATCAGGCTCAGGTATCCCATCAGACAGGTGTGGCTATCCCACACCAATCCCCACAGGCTCAGGTATACCATCAGACAGGTGTGGCTATCCCACACCAATCTCCACAGGCTCAGGTATCCCATCAGACAGGTGTGGCTATACCACACCAATCCCCATACTGTAGGTACTCCCATCAAACTGAATGTGATGTCTAACCCTCCCATAGAAGCACTATGCATGCCTCAGTCTTAA